One stretch of Candidatus Baltobacteraceae bacterium DNA includes these proteins:
- a CDS encoding branched-chain amino acid ABC transporter permease, translating into MRSSCAGNSLPVFRREKAKHLRAEGTAALQELAQQVVSGLATGSIFASMALALVLIYRSMNVINFAQGEMAMFTTFIAWQFMEHGFPIWAAVLLTIVIAFLGAVLLERVIIRPVESAPPLTIVIVTLGLLITFNGLAGWTWGYVVKSFPSPFPSTPIQVGGVAFSAQDLGVIGVSLGTLLLIYLLFSRTKLGLALRASSLYPEQSRLVGIRVSWMMALGWGLASVVGAISGVMVAPVVFLDPNMMQGIIVYAFAAAVLGGIESPLGAVVGGLLLGVALALLGAYVDFIGTDLRLPVAFGIIIVVLLFRPSGLFGHVRQRRV; encoded by the coding sequence GTGCGGTCATCATGCGCAGGAAACTCGCTTCCGGTTTTCAGAAGGGAAAAGGCAAAGCATCTTCGCGCTGAGGGGACGGCGGCCTTGCAGGAACTGGCGCAGCAAGTTGTCAGCGGTCTAGCCACCGGCTCTATCTTCGCGAGCATGGCTCTGGCCTTGGTGTTGATCTATCGTTCGATGAACGTAATCAATTTCGCACAAGGCGAGATGGCGATGTTCACGACCTTCATCGCGTGGCAGTTCATGGAGCATGGTTTCCCAATTTGGGCTGCGGTTCTGCTAACGATCGTCATCGCGTTCTTAGGCGCAGTGTTGCTCGAACGCGTCATCATTCGTCCGGTCGAAAGCGCGCCGCCGCTAACGATCGTTATCGTCACGCTCGGGCTCTTGATTACGTTCAACGGCCTGGCCGGCTGGACGTGGGGTTACGTCGTCAAGTCGTTCCCGAGTCCGTTTCCGTCGACACCGATCCAAGTCGGCGGCGTCGCTTTTTCCGCCCAGGATTTGGGTGTTATCGGCGTTTCGCTCGGAACGCTGCTCTTGATCTATTTGCTCTTTTCGCGTACCAAGCTCGGCTTGGCTTTGCGCGCCTCCTCACTCTATCCGGAGCAAAGCCGTCTGGTCGGGATTCGCGTCAGCTGGATGATGGCGCTCGGCTGGGGTCTCGCATCGGTCGTCGGCGCAATCTCCGGAGTGATGGTCGCACCGGTCGTATTTCTCGATCCGAACATGATGCAAGGCATCATCGTGTACGCGTTTGCCGCGGCTGTGCTCGGAGGGATCGAGAGCCCACTCGGCGCCGTCGTCGGCGGTTTGCTTTTGGGAGTCGCGCTTGCGCTTCTCGGCGCGTACGTCGACTTCATCGGTACTGATTTGCGCCTCCCGGTTGCGTTCGGCATCATCATCGTCGTGCTGCTCTTTCGTCCTTCCGGGCTGTTCGGACACGTACGGCAAAGACGCGTATGA
- a CDS encoding branched-chain amino acid ABC transporter permease, which yields MNLRLIVTSAFAVLVVVLPWMIPAFMTFEFTYVGAYAIAILGLVILIGNSGQISLGHGAFVGVGGYTVAVLLQSLGLPYMFSIPIAALVCGLFGIALGAVALRLESVYLALATFALAASVSPLLKRFKHLTGGVQGISMPSAHAPQALQHLISNETWFYYLTWGIAAVLFAIAYAGLHGRVGRALRAIRDSEIAAIAFGVNPVFYKALAFGWSAAYAGVAGALLAVVTAYVSPDVYGIPLSLTLLAGAVMGGLDLMWGAVIGGIAIEFLPLWAQRVNPALSSVVYGIAEVAIMMFMPIGIAGALMRIKAARS from the coding sequence ATGAATCTGCGTCTGATCGTCACGAGCGCCTTTGCGGTGCTCGTCGTGGTGCTGCCCTGGATGATACCCGCCTTCATGACGTTCGAGTTTACGTATGTCGGCGCGTATGCGATCGCGATTCTCGGTCTCGTAATCCTGATCGGCAACAGCGGCCAGATCTCGCTCGGTCACGGAGCGTTTGTCGGCGTCGGAGGCTATACGGTCGCAGTCCTGCTGCAAAGCCTCGGGCTCCCATATATGTTCTCGATACCGATTGCGGCGCTCGTGTGCGGTCTATTCGGTATCGCGCTCGGTGCGGTCGCTCTTCGTTTGGAAAGCGTATATCTCGCGCTCGCGACGTTCGCGCTCGCCGCATCCGTGTCACCCTTGCTCAAACGCTTCAAACATCTTACCGGCGGCGTTCAGGGAATCTCGATGCCCTCGGCCCATGCTCCACAAGCGCTGCAGCACCTGATTTCGAACGAAACGTGGTTCTACTACCTGACGTGGGGAATCGCAGCCGTGCTGTTCGCGATCGCGTACGCCGGGCTGCATGGTCGCGTCGGTCGCGCGCTCCGCGCGATTCGCGACAGCGAGATTGCCGCGATCGCATTCGGCGTAAATCCGGTGTTCTATAAAGCGCTCGCGTTCGGATGGAGCGCGGCCTACGCCGGTGTCGCGGGAGCGCTGCTCGCCGTCGTCACCGCGTACGTCAGCCCCGACGTCTACGGCATTCCTCTTTCATTGACGCTGCTCGCGGGCGCGGTGATGGGGGGTCTGGATCTTATGTGGGGTGCCGTGATCGGTGGTATTGCGATCGAGTTCTTGCCGCTTTGGGCGCAACGCGTCAATCCCGCGCTGTCATCGGTCGTCTACGGGATAGCGGAGGTCGCCATTATGATGTTCATGCCGATCGGCATTGCGGGCGCGCTCATGCGCATCAAGGCGGCGCGCTCGTGA
- a CDS encoding ABC transporter ATP-binding protein translates to MNNGSILSAENLTISFGGIAALSNVTFDVVPGQITGLIGPNGAGKTTCFNCITRLYQPASGTIVFNGEDISRVPAHKVLERGIARTFQNLELFGSMSVLDNVQVGARGGARHAREMLDYVGLSDVVNRPVSSLSFGARKNVELARALAAKPQLLLLDEPAAGFGFEEIGVLGDTIKRVRRDFNTTILMVEHQMQLVMGICDRIIVLCSGKKLADGDPAEIASNREVIDAYLGGGC, encoded by the coding sequence GTGAACAACGGCAGCATACTTTCGGCGGAGAACCTTACGATAAGCTTCGGCGGCATCGCGGCGCTTTCCAACGTGACGTTCGACGTCGTACCGGGGCAAATTACGGGTTTGATCGGACCCAATGGTGCCGGAAAAACGACGTGCTTCAATTGCATTACGCGCCTGTACCAGCCAGCGTCCGGCACGATTGTCTTCAATGGTGAAGACATCTCGCGCGTGCCCGCGCACAAAGTCCTCGAACGCGGCATTGCCCGCACGTTTCAGAATCTGGAGCTTTTCGGCTCGATGAGTGTGCTCGACAACGTGCAAGTCGGAGCGCGCGGCGGGGCGCGCCATGCGCGCGAGATGCTCGACTACGTTGGACTCAGCGACGTGGTGAACCGGCCGGTGAGCAGCCTGTCCTTCGGTGCGCGCAAGAACGTCGAATTAGCTCGGGCGCTCGCAGCGAAGCCGCAGCTCTTGCTGCTGGACGAACCCGCGGCCGGTTTCGGATTCGAAGAGATCGGGGTCCTCGGCGATACGATCAAGCGAGTTCGCCGGGATTTCAACACGACGATCCTGATGGTCGAGCACCAGATGCAGCTCGTGATGGGGATCTGCGATCGCATCATCGTCTTGTGTTCGGGCAAGAAGCTGGCCGACGGAGATCCGGCGGAGATCGCAAGCAACCGCGAAGTCATCGACGCGTACCTCGGCGGGGGCTGCTGA
- a CDS encoding ABC transporter ATP-binding protein, whose translation MVATQALLEVRNLRARYGEIEALRDVSFAVEPGAIVALLGANGAGKTTCLRAITGMVKRSGLIAFDGTSIEQRMTEDIARLGVAHVPEGRGTLSELSVRENLALGGYLLDTARAKERYARVVSYFPWIEERTKQQAGTLSGGEQQMLAIARALMMKPKLMLLDEPSLGLAPRIVEEIFALLRTINREENVTILLAEQNAAMAFATASHVYVLETGRVAAEGPSGVLARDDRVRKSYLGH comes from the coding sequence GTGGTCGCGACCCAGGCCCTGCTCGAAGTTCGCAACCTTCGCGCCCGTTATGGTGAGATCGAAGCGCTTCGCGACGTTTCGTTCGCAGTCGAGCCGGGCGCGATCGTCGCGCTTCTTGGGGCAAACGGTGCGGGGAAAACGACCTGCTTACGTGCGATCACCGGCATGGTCAAGCGCTCCGGCTTGATTGCATTTGATGGAACGTCGATCGAGCAACGCATGACGGAGGATATCGCGCGTCTCGGCGTCGCGCACGTCCCCGAAGGGCGCGGGACGCTTTCCGAGCTTTCGGTCCGTGAGAATCTGGCTCTGGGCGGATATTTGCTTGATACCGCGCGCGCGAAAGAACGCTATGCGCGAGTCGTTTCGTATTTTCCGTGGATCGAGGAGCGCACCAAGCAGCAAGCCGGCACGCTGAGCGGCGGCGAACAGCAGATGCTCGCGATCGCACGAGCGCTCATGATGAAGCCGAAGCTGATGCTGCTCGACGAACCATCGCTCGGACTCGCGCCACGCATAGTTGAGGAAATCTTTGCCTTGCTGCGTACGATCAACCGCGAAGAAAACGTCACGATCTTGCTGGCGGAACAAAATGCAGCCATGGCTTTTGCCACCGCCTCGCACGTGTACGTGCTTGAAACGGGGCGCGTTGCCGCCGAAGGTCCCTCGGGCGTGCTGGCGCGGGATGATCGCGTGCGCAAATCGTACCTAGGCCACTGA
- a CDS encoding acyl-CoA dehydrogenase family protein: protein MIAPPNPRAAELRGTLLKFMADVVYPGEEQFEADLDRASSRWEVPPVLEEMKAKARKAGLWNLFLPESEYGAGLTNAEYAPLCEIMGHSFVGPEVFNCSAPDTGNMETLVRYGDADQKKRWLEPLLRGEIRSGIAMTEPDVASSDATNIKSSIERDSDDYVINGRKWWTSGAADPRCKILIFMGKTNPKAETHLQQSMVLVPLDTPGVKVLRSLSVFGYDDAPHGHAEVSFTNVRVPASNVLLGEGRGFEIAQGRLGPGRIHHCMRAIGMAERALEAMCARVKTRSTFGKKLAEHGVIREWIADSRIEIDQARLLTMKAADMMDTAGNKAAQAEIAMIKVVAPKMLTAVLDRAIQAHGGAGVSQDFFLARAYAHARALRIFDGPDEVHRRAIARIELRKHGS from the coding sequence ATGATCGCACCGCCGAATCCGCGTGCTGCCGAGCTGCGCGGAACGCTCCTCAAGTTCATGGCCGACGTCGTCTATCCGGGTGAAGAGCAATTCGAAGCCGATCTCGATCGCGCGTCATCACGCTGGGAAGTTCCACCCGTCTTGGAAGAGATGAAGGCCAAAGCGCGCAAGGCGGGTCTCTGGAATCTGTTCCTGCCGGAAAGCGAGTACGGCGCCGGACTTACAAACGCCGAATACGCACCGCTATGTGAGATCATGGGGCATTCGTTCGTCGGGCCCGAGGTCTTCAATTGCTCTGCGCCCGACACCGGAAACATGGAGACGCTCGTTCGGTACGGCGATGCGGACCAGAAGAAACGCTGGCTCGAGCCGCTGCTGCGCGGTGAGATTCGTTCCGGCATCGCGATGACCGAACCCGACGTTGCCTCGTCCGACGCCACCAATATCAAATCGAGCATCGAGCGCGACAGCGACGATTACGTGATCAACGGCCGTAAATGGTGGACTTCGGGCGCTGCAGATCCGCGCTGCAAGATATTGATCTTCATGGGCAAGACAAATCCGAAAGCCGAGACGCATCTTCAGCAATCGATGGTCTTGGTGCCGCTCGATACGCCGGGTGTCAAAGTGCTGCGCTCACTGTCCGTCTTCGGATACGATGACGCACCGCACGGCCATGCGGAAGTCAGCTTCACGAACGTGCGGGTTCCCGCGAGCAACGTCTTGCTTGGCGAGGGCCGCGGTTTCGAGATCGCACAAGGCCGCCTCGGTCCCGGACGCATTCACCACTGCATGCGCGCGATCGGAATGGCGGAGCGTGCACTCGAAGCCATGTGTGCACGCGTCAAGACGCGCTCGACGTTCGGGAAGAAGCTCGCCGAGCACGGCGTGATTCGCGAATGGATTGCGGATTCGCGCATCGAGATCGACCAAGCCCGGCTCTTGACGATGAAGGCCGCGGACATGATGGATACGGCCGGCAACAAAGCCGCGCAAGCTGAGATCGCGATGATCAAGGTCGTCGCGCCCAAGATGCTGACCGCCGTGCTCGATCGCGCGATCCAAGCCCATGGTGGCGCGGGAGTCTCGCAAGATTTCTTTTTGGCGCGCGCATATGCGCACGCGCGTGCCCTGCGCATCTTCGATGGACCCGATGAAGTTCACCGGCGCGCGATCGCGCGTATCGAGCTGCGCAAACATGGATCCTAG
- a CDS encoding glucose 1-dehydrogenase: MDPSRLDGQIALVTGSSAGIGLSVARRLGELGATVVVNSRSDERAQKTADALNGEGITATPAGGDVSKPEGVARVFERTLKDHGTLDILVNNAGQIVVKPSEQLAYEDWERIIGVNLTGPFLCAQAAGRIMLERGEGVIVNVSSMLSHISLPGRLAYAASKHGVDGITRTLGIEWGRRGVRVVSVNPGYVATALVEEAMRSGRFNKADIEKRSPVGRLATLEEVANAVAFLASPAASYINATTLLVDGGWTAFGGWT; the protein is encoded by the coding sequence ATGGATCCTAGCCGTCTCGACGGTCAGATCGCCCTCGTCACGGGATCGAGCGCGGGAATTGGGCTTTCGGTCGCGCGCCGGCTCGGAGAACTCGGCGCGACGGTCGTCGTCAATTCGCGCAGTGACGAGCGTGCACAAAAAACCGCCGATGCGCTGAACGGCGAAGGCATCACGGCAACGCCGGCCGGCGGTGACGTCTCGAAACCCGAGGGTGTCGCGCGCGTCTTCGAGCGTACGCTCAAAGACCACGGTACGCTCGACATTCTCGTCAACAATGCCGGTCAGATCGTCGTAAAACCATCCGAGCAACTAGCGTACGAGGATTGGGAGCGGATCATCGGCGTCAATCTCACGGGACCGTTCTTGTGCGCGCAAGCTGCCGGACGCATTATGCTCGAGCGCGGCGAAGGCGTGATCGTCAACGTATCCTCGATGCTTTCGCACATCAGCCTGCCCGGGCGGCTCGCGTATGCTGCGAGCAAGCACGGCGTCGACGGCATCACGCGAACGCTCGGCATCGAATGGGGGCGCCGCGGGGTGCGCGTCGTCTCCGTCAATCCCGGGTATGTTGCGACGGCGCTCGTCGAGGAAGCGATGCGTTCGGGTCGCTTCAACAAGGCCGATATCGAAAAGCGCAGCCCCGTCGGGCGCCTGGCAACGCTCGAAGAAGTGGCCAATGCCGTCGCGTTTCTGGCCTCACCCGCAGCGTCGTACATCAACGCGACGACGCTGCTGGTTGACGGAGGGTGGACAGCTTTCGGCGGCTGGACCTAG
- a CDS encoding S41 family peptidase, giving the protein MFRRIAVPALAIALASSNLPHSASAASGLTALQRDELSYSYRQLVTQYYKDVDAQRALDTARGHIIALLKHDGVKKPMLPALHATNNPTSDVRALTSNVNIAVTKYGSKAAASQITYAAIAGLLSSTGDRYTTFLSPKEYAELNAGLDAQAFGGVGLSIGIDDATKQLKVESVIEGGPAEKVGIQADDMVVSIDGKPTKGKSLDDDSKMLRGKPGTLVHLTILRDGKPLPLMTLTRAEIKPPSVTAKLLDGDIGYARLAVFGATTSDELGAALKKLNAQGAKAYVLDLRDNGGGYLNSAIDVSSQFISTGPIVSVAERSGSTREYDADDVATAPKPLVVLVNKYTASASEITSGAIQDDGVGTLIGTKTFGKGVVQTIFPLPDGAAVKITTARYLTPSGRDINHLGIMPNVFVAEAKDAKLGDPTNDTQLSTAISVLHQKLADNSNG; this is encoded by the coding sequence ATGTTTCGTCGAATCGCCGTTCCGGCGCTCGCCATCGCCCTCGCATCTTCGAACCTACCGCACTCCGCGAGTGCGGCATCCGGCCTCACCGCGCTGCAGCGCGACGAGTTGAGCTACAGCTACCGCCAGCTCGTCACCCAATACTATAAAGACGTCGACGCGCAACGCGCGCTCGACACCGCGCGCGGTCACATTATCGCACTGCTGAAGCACGACGGTGTCAAGAAACCGATGTTGCCGGCACTGCATGCGACGAACAACCCGACGAGTGACGTGCGCGCTCTGACGAGCAACGTCAACATTGCCGTGACGAAGTACGGCTCGAAAGCAGCCGCGAGCCAGATCACCTATGCGGCAATTGCGGGTCTGCTCAGCTCGACGGGCGATCGTTATACGACGTTCCTGAGCCCGAAAGAATACGCCGAACTCAACGCCGGTTTGGACGCGCAAGCCTTTGGCGGCGTCGGCCTCTCGATTGGTATCGACGACGCGACCAAACAGCTCAAGGTCGAATCAGTGATCGAGGGCGGTCCGGCCGAGAAGGTTGGAATTCAGGCTGACGACATGGTCGTGTCGATCGATGGCAAGCCGACCAAAGGCAAGAGCCTTGATGACGATTCAAAGATGCTGCGCGGCAAACCGGGTACGCTCGTACACCTGACGATTCTCCGCGACGGCAAACCGTTGCCGCTGATGACGCTGACGCGTGCAGAGATCAAACCCCCGAGCGTAACGGCGAAATTGCTCGACGGCGATATCGGATACGCGCGGCTCGCCGTGTTCGGTGCGACAACTTCCGACGAACTCGGTGCGGCGCTCAAGAAACTCAATGCGCAAGGCGCGAAGGCATACGTTCTCGACCTGCGCGACAACGGAGGCGGATACCTGAATTCGGCGATCGACGTCAGCTCGCAATTCATCTCGACCGGACCGATCGTATCGGTCGCGGAACGCTCGGGCTCGACGCGCGAATACGATGCCGACGACGTCGCTACGGCACCCAAGCCACTCGTCGTGCTCGTCAACAAGTACACGGCTTCAGCTTCCGAGATCACCTCGGGTGCGATTCAGGATGACGGCGTCGGGACGTTGATCGGAACCAAGACGTTTGGTAAGGGCGTCGTGCAGACGATCTTCCCGCTTCCCGACGGCGCAGCCGTGAAAATCACGACCGCGCGTTATCTGACGCCCTCAGGCCGCGATATCAATCATCTCGGCATCATGCCGAATGTGTTCGTCGCCGAAGCCAAAGACGCCAAGCTGGGCGATCCGACCAACGACACGCAGCTGAGCACGGCGATCTCGGTCTTACACCAAAAGCTCGCCGACAATTCGAACGGCTAG